From Streptomonospora salina, the proteins below share one genomic window:
- a CDS encoding phosphotriesterase family protein: MHEVPTLHGPVASTDLGRTYMHEHIFTLTADVQQNHPGEWGDEEERVADAAERLGALAAQGVRTVVDPTVIGLGRYIPRILRVAERVPELNIVVATGVYTYDSVPAFFRHRGPAIGRPDPMVDMFTADITDGIAGTGVRAGMLKCAIDGPGATPDVERIMRAVAAAHHRTSVPITVHTHPGSGTGLEAKRVLCDEEGVDPRRVVLGHSGDTTDTDHLSELAEAGFVLGMDRFGLNVETTFEARAETLVEMCRRGFADRMVLSHDAACYIDWIDPEVLPLLPQWHYLHLGEEVLPYVRERGVTDTQIETMLVDVPRRLWE, from the coding sequence ATGCACGAGGTCCCCACCCTCCACGGCCCCGTCGCGTCCACCGACCTGGGCCGAACCTACATGCACGAGCACATCTTCACCCTCACGGCCGACGTGCAGCAGAACCACCCCGGCGAATGGGGCGACGAGGAGGAACGCGTCGCCGACGCCGCGGAGCGGCTGGGCGCCCTGGCCGCACAGGGGGTGCGCACCGTCGTCGACCCCACCGTCATCGGTCTGGGCCGCTACATCCCGCGCATCCTGCGTGTGGCCGAACGGGTACCCGAGCTCAACATCGTGGTCGCCACCGGCGTCTACACCTACGACAGCGTCCCCGCGTTCTTCCGGCACCGCGGCCCGGCGATCGGCCGTCCCGACCCCATGGTGGACATGTTCACCGCCGACATCACCGACGGAATCGCCGGCACCGGGGTGCGCGCCGGCATGCTCAAGTGCGCCATCGACGGGCCGGGGGCCACACCCGACGTCGAGCGGATCATGCGTGCCGTGGCCGCCGCCCACCACCGCACGTCGGTCCCCATCACCGTGCACACCCACCCCGGTTCCGGCACCGGTCTTGAGGCCAAACGGGTGCTGTGCGACGAGGAGGGCGTCGACCCGCGCCGCGTCGTCCTGGGCCACAGCGGCGACACCACCGACACCGACCACCTCAGCGAACTGGCCGAGGCCGGGTTCGTGCTGGGCATGGACCGCTTCGGGCTCAACGTCGAGACCACGTTCGAAGCCCGCGCCGAAACGCTCGTCGAGATGTGCCGGCGCGGATTCGCCGACCGCATGGTGCTGTCGCACGACGCCGCGTGCTACATCGATTGGATCGATCCGGAAGTGCTGCCGCTGCTGCCGCAGTGGCACTACCTGCACCTGGGCGAGGAGGTGCTGCCCTACGTGCGCGAGCGCGGGGTGACCGACACGCAGATCGAGACGATGCTCGTCGACGTTCCCCGGCGGCTGTGGGAGTGA
- a CDS encoding serine hydrolase, with translation MRRRPTGPRTTAPPRHGAAGDGRPRPGRGGLRRTQRARTRPAARHGPPVRALTSRALSALPARRAALLGAAVVAALVLLGTVPAAVAPDHPRAAGTAVPPAPDEDAVPPIETAAALGPRERARISALLDDRFSGGPGRVAVSVQDLRTGAAFGYAADAEFRVASVVKLDMVVHMLLDAQREDRFLTDREQALAERMLCHSDNDAADTAFRRNGFTSGFADATARLGLADTSPHENGAWGMSSTTAADRLRLLRAVFTDASPLDERSRAYLRSLMGAVAPEQAWGISAAAGPGTAELKNGWAPAPGGGPWNVHSTGSVERDGRRYLAAVLTDGAPDYGTGVATVEDAAGLVIEELGTALDRHP, from the coding sequence GTGCGACGGCGGCCCACCGGACCCCGGACCACGGCCCCGCCCCGGCACGGCGCGGCCGGCGACGGGCGCCCCCGGCCGGGGCGCGGCGGTCTCCGGAGGACTCAGCGGGCGCGGACGCGACCGGCTGCCCGGCACGGCCCCCCGGTCCGCGCGCTGACCTCCCGCGCGCTCTCCGCCCTGCCCGCCCGGCGGGCGGCCCTCCTGGGCGCCGCTGTCGTAGCGGCCCTCGTCCTGCTGGGAACCGTCCCGGCCGCCGTCGCCCCGGACCACCCCCGCGCCGCCGGCACCGCGGTCCCGCCCGCCCCGGACGAGGACGCCGTCCCCCCGATCGAGACGGCCGCCGCGCTGGGCCCCCGGGAGCGCGCCCGCATCAGCGCCCTGCTCGACGACCGCTTCTCCGGCGGCCCCGGGCGCGTGGCGGTTTCGGTGCAGGACCTGCGGACCGGAGCCGCCTTCGGCTACGCCGCCGACGCCGAGTTCCGCGTCGCCAGCGTCGTCAAGCTGGACATGGTCGTGCACATGCTGCTCGACGCCCAGCGGGAGGACCGCTTCCTCACCGACCGCGAACAGGCGCTGGCCGAGCGGATGCTGTGCCACAGCGACAACGACGCGGCCGACACCGCCTTCCGGCGCAACGGTTTCACCTCCGGCTTCGCCGACGCCACCGCGCGCCTGGGCCTGGCGGACACCAGCCCGCACGAAAACGGCGCCTGGGGCATGAGCAGCACTACCGCCGCCGACCGGCTCCGGTTGCTGCGTGCGGTGTTCACCGACGCCAGCCCGCTCGACGAGCGCAGCCGCGCCTACCTGCGTTCGCTCATGGGCGCGGTGGCGCCGGAGCAGGCCTGGGGGATCAGCGCGGCCGCCGGCCCCGGCACCGCCGAGCTGAAGAACGGCTGGGCGCCCGCCCCCGGCGGCGGACCGTGGAACGTGCACAGCACCGGCAGCGTCGAGCGCGACGGCCGCCGGTACCTGGCGGCGGTCCTCACCGACGGGGCGCCCGACTACGGTACCGGGGTCGCCACCGTGGAGGACGCCGCCGGCCTGGTGATCGAGGAGCTGGGGACCGCCCTGGACCGACATCCCTAG
- a CDS encoding energy-coupling factor transporter transmembrane protein EcfT, with translation MSMAGIYVPPRRRRAVLHRLPAGAKIAALVAAVVAVVAAADARVAVAAAAAAALVHPLCGLGVGPALRTLRALAPFVAAIVLFQWLVGDGATAVRVCGQLLAAALLAAAVTASTRVTEMLELFERLARPLARVGANPRRVALVLALTIRCIPMVASAWRTSREAYLARGLRGRPDAMVVPVIVGLLRSADSLGEALTARGID, from the coding sequence GTGAGCATGGCCGGGATCTACGTCCCGCCGCGAAGGCGCCGCGCGGTGCTGCACCGGTTGCCCGCCGGCGCCAAGATCGCCGCCCTCGTTGCGGCGGTGGTCGCCGTCGTGGCCGCCGCCGACGCCCGTGTCGCCGTGGCTGCGGCGGCCGCCGCCGCGCTGGTGCACCCGCTGTGCGGGCTGGGGGTGGGGCCGGCGCTGCGCACGCTGCGGGCGCTGGCGCCGTTCGTGGCCGCGATCGTGCTGTTCCAGTGGCTGGTCGGGGACGGGGCGACGGCGGTTCGGGTGTGCGGGCAACTGTTGGCCGCGGCGCTGCTGGCGGCCGCGGTCACCGCCTCCACCCGCGTCACCGAGATGCTGGAGCTGTTCGAGCGCCTGGCGCGCCCGCTCGCGCGGGTGGGTGCGAACCCGCGGCGCGTGGCGCTGGTGCTGGCTCTGACGATCCGCTGCATCCCGATGGTCGCCTCCGCGTGGCGGACCTCGCGCGAGGCCTACCTCGCCCGCGGCCTGCGCGGCCGCCCCGACGCGATGGTGGTGCCGGTGATCGTGGGGCTGCTGCGCTCCGCCGACTCCTTGGGCGAGGCCTTGACCGCGCGCGGTATCGACTGA
- a CDS encoding energy-coupling factor ABC transporter ATP-binding protein has product MTLRLERVSHAYDGRPVLRDVDLELGEHRIGVVGANGSGKSTLARTLNGLVLPDSGRVLLDGRDTRRHAREIRRRVGFVFSDASAQIVMPTVAEDVAIGLRRSGLTAGEQRARVDAVLERHGLAGHRDHPAHLLSGGQRQMLALASVLVTEPDVLVCDEPTTLLDLRNTAVIEETLRALPQQLVLLTHHLEALSGFDRVLVMDEGRVVFDGLPDEAVAHYTALMRPDTGAGSGPRAPEGGSRP; this is encoded by the coding sequence ATGACGCTGCGCCTGGAGCGGGTCAGCCACGCCTACGACGGGCGCCCGGTGCTGCGCGACGTCGACCTGGAGCTCGGCGAACACCGCATCGGTGTCGTCGGCGCCAACGGCTCCGGCAAGTCGACGCTGGCCCGCACCCTCAACGGCCTGGTGCTGCCCGACTCCGGGCGCGTCCTGCTGGACGGCCGGGACACCCGCCGCCACGCCCGCGAGATCCGGCGCCGGGTGGGGTTCGTCTTCTCCGACGCCTCGGCGCAGATCGTCATGCCCACGGTGGCCGAGGACGTCGCCATCGGCCTGCGCCGCAGCGGGCTCACCGCCGGCGAGCAGCGGGCGCGCGTGGACGCCGTGCTGGAGCGCCACGGCCTCGCCGGCCACCGCGACCATCCCGCCCACCTGCTCTCCGGAGGCCAGCGCCAGATGCTCGCGCTGGCCTCGGTCCTGGTCACCGAACCCGACGTGCTGGTGTGCGACGAGCCCACCACACTGCTGGATCTGCGCAACACCGCCGTCATCGAGGAGACGCTGCGCGCCCTGCCGCAGCAGCTTGTGCTGCTCACCCACCACCTGGAGGCGCTGTCCGGGTTCGACCGGGTGCTGGTGATGGACGAAGGGCGCGTGGTCTTCGACGGCCTCCCCGACGAGGCGGTCGCCCACTACACCGCGCTCATGCGCCCGGACACCGGCGCCGGGTCCGGCCCGCGCGCACCGGAAGGCGGATCGCGGCCGTGA
- a CDS encoding biotin transporter BioY: MPQAPDSRVRRRGLTARDIALIAVFAALLAALSMPVAIPVGPVPITLQTLGVMLAPSLLGAKRGTLSVLTFLALVAAGLPLLPGGRGGPAPFVGPTGGYMLGWVVGALAIGLLVHYMLPRYRFWYGLGANIAGGIGVVYLVGVPWSAVALGDGLLATITAVGVFLPGDLAKAALAAGIAAAVHRAYPVPPAGRPVAEADADADVFTDTAGTADTDTGASTDAATAADTGSPDAGGTGDRAE; this comes from the coding sequence ATGCCCCAGGCCCCTGACAGCCGGGTTCGCCGCCGCGGCCTCACCGCCCGCGACATCGCCCTCATCGCGGTGTTCGCAGCGCTGCTGGCCGCGCTCAGCATGCCCGTCGCCATCCCGGTCGGCCCGGTGCCGATCACCCTGCAGACCCTCGGCGTGATGCTCGCCCCCAGCCTGCTCGGCGCCAAGCGCGGGACGCTGTCCGTGCTGACCTTCCTGGCCCTGGTAGCGGCCGGGCTCCCGCTGCTGCCCGGCGGGCGCGGCGGGCCGGCTCCCTTCGTGGGGCCCACCGGCGGGTACATGCTCGGGTGGGTCGTCGGCGCCCTGGCCATCGGGCTGCTGGTGCACTACATGCTGCCGCGCTACCGGTTCTGGTACGGCCTGGGCGCCAACATCGCCGGTGGCATCGGCGTGGTCTACCTGGTCGGTGTCCCCTGGAGCGCGGTCGCCCTCGGCGACGGCCTGCTGGCCACGATCACCGCCGTGGGCGTGTTCCTGCCGGGCGACCTCGCCAAGGCCGCGCTGGCGGCCGGCATCGCCGCGGCCGTGCACCGGGCCTACCCCGTGCCGCCCGCCGGACGCCCGGTCGCCGAGGCCGACGCCGACGCCGACGTCTTCACCGACACCGCCGGAACCGCCGACACGGACACCGGTGCCTCCACCGACGCCGCTACCGCCGCCGACACCGGCAGCCCCGACGCCGGCGGGACCGGGGACCGCGCGGAATGA
- a CDS encoding baeRF2 domain-containing protein codes for MDLSFLTSVEGTTGPVASLNINNSRDAEDADHEVHVRWQKAREDLLARGVDEPTLSAMDGVVGRTGSVSGPHGHVVFAADGRVLMATVVAEPPQDYVARVGPLPDPLIYIYSQRTRIPYVLAVVDSMGGDVRTVYGDGRTVTHLVEGDDWPVHKVREGGYHHKQMQRTVDNQVAENAGRVAGAVAQEAERCGAEIVAIAGEIQVRGEMRDRLPDWLEPRALDLESGSRAAGSDAAPLETELRSRLEERDRARVAAVQASFEQGRTTRDRAVEGFAPVVRALQRGQVETLLWSTGLAETDLRVWVGPSGEQIALDKEELRDMGVDEPVDDLAGPGVLRAAAATSADLVLVPQRDATAEEGIGAILRFSDPSLDH; via the coding sequence ATGGATCTCAGCTTTCTCACCTCTGTCGAGGGCACGACGGGGCCGGTGGCCTCGCTGAACATCAACAACTCCCGCGACGCCGAAGACGCCGACCACGAAGTCCACGTCCGGTGGCAGAAGGCGCGCGAGGACCTGCTCGCCCGGGGCGTCGACGAGCCGACGCTCAGCGCCATGGACGGCGTGGTCGGGCGCACCGGCAGCGTGTCCGGCCCCCACGGCCACGTCGTCTTCGCCGCCGACGGCCGCGTGCTGATGGCCACGGTCGTGGCCGAACCGCCGCAGGACTACGTGGCCCGGGTCGGGCCGCTCCCCGATCCGCTGATCTACATCTACAGCCAGCGCACGCGGATCCCCTATGTGCTCGCCGTCGTCGACAGCATGGGCGGTGACGTCCGGACGGTCTACGGCGACGGGCGCACGGTCACCCACCTCGTGGAGGGCGACGACTGGCCCGTGCACAAGGTCCGCGAGGGCGGCTACCACCATAAGCAGATGCAGCGGACCGTCGACAACCAGGTCGCCGAGAACGCCGGGCGGGTGGCCGGAGCGGTCGCCCAGGAGGCCGAGAGGTGCGGCGCCGAAATCGTCGCGATCGCCGGCGAGATCCAGGTGCGCGGCGAGATGCGCGACCGGTTGCCCGATTGGCTGGAGCCGCGGGCGCTGGATCTGGAGTCGGGGTCGAGGGCGGCCGGATCGGATGCCGCACCGCTGGAGACGGAGCTGCGCAGCCGCCTGGAGGAGCGCGACCGGGCCCGGGTCGCCGCGGTGCAGGCGTCGTTCGAGCAGGGCCGCACCACCCGCGACCGGGCGGTGGAGGGCTTCGCGCCGGTGGTGCGGGCGCTCCAGCGCGGCCAGGTGGAAACCCTGCTGTGGTCGACCGGACTGGCCGAGACCGACCTGCGGGTCTGGGTGGGGCCTTCCGGCGAGCAGATCGCCCTCGACAAGGAGGAGCTGCGCGACATGGGCGTAGACGAGCCGGTCGACGATCTGGCCGGTCCCGGCGTGCTGCGCGCGGCCGCCGCGACCTCCGCGGACCTCGTGCTGGTTCCCCAGCGCGACGCGACGGCCGAGGAAGGCATCGGCGCGATCCTCCGCTTCTCCGACCCGTCGCTGGACCACTGA
- a CDS encoding DUF2267 domain-containing protein: MVQPETGDAGDAFLARVQQHAGIASRGEALRLTEATLAALQRSLSGGQFNDLARNPPPALQPESEASGQAVAFDKGAFLDKASGGVSAVDPAEVELSVSAVLTTLRERLPREETEDTIAQLPRGLAALFGGAPGS, from the coding sequence GTGGTACAGCCGGAGACCGGCGACGCCGGTGACGCGTTCCTCGCCCGCGTGCAGCAGCACGCCGGGATCGCCTCGCGCGGCGAGGCACTGCGCCTGACCGAGGCGACGCTGGCCGCGCTGCAGCGCAGCCTCAGCGGGGGGCAGTTCAACGATCTCGCGCGCAATCCGCCGCCCGCGCTGCAGCCCGAGAGCGAAGCGTCCGGGCAGGCCGTCGCCTTCGACAAGGGCGCGTTCCTGGACAAGGCCAGCGGGGGAGTGTCGGCGGTCGATCCCGCGGAGGTCGAACTGTCGGTGAGCGCGGTGCTCACCACCCTCCGCGAACGGCTTCCCCGTGAGGAGACCGAAGACACCATCGCTCAGCTCCCTCGGGGATTGGCCGCGCTGTTCGGCGGTGCGCCCGGAAGCTGA
- a CDS encoding lactonase family protein, with protein MSAPRLLWIGTYTPGSDPEATGEGIHRAWLDPATGRLHGGAAAARTAGPSFLAAHPRGGVLYAVNEVGRGTVEAFAVETDDGGAPVLTALGGVPTGGASPCHVLAHPGGDRVVTANYADGRVSVHPLAADTGAVREPDVVLAHTGAGPDPERQEGPHAHSAAIAPGGRHILVADLGTDELRCHTFDPAAVRPVGPVGPLAVAAHLPPGTGPRHMALHPDGRVYVAGELDSRVHVLSWDAERARAAPVADAAASGHEGPNHPGEIALSPDGERLYVSNRGADTIATFEITGGGTGLRRIAETPCGGAWPRHFALTDGHIVVANQKSAELSSLRLDDRGVPEDTGHRLAVGDPACVLPV; from the coding sequence ATGAGCGCACCCCGCCTGCTGTGGATCGGGACCTACACCCCCGGTTCCGACCCCGAAGCCACCGGGGAGGGCATCCACCGCGCATGGCTGGATCCCGCGACCGGGCGGCTGCACGGCGGCGCGGCGGCGGCGCGCACCGCCGGGCCGTCCTTCCTGGCGGCGCACCCGCGCGGCGGGGTGCTGTACGCGGTCAACGAGGTCGGGCGGGGTACGGTCGAGGCCTTCGCCGTCGAAACCGATGACGGCGGCGCTCCCGTGCTGACCGCGCTGGGCGGCGTGCCCACCGGCGGGGCTTCCCCCTGCCACGTGCTCGCCCACCCGGGCGGCGACCGTGTGGTCACCGCGAACTACGCCGACGGCAGGGTCAGCGTCCACCCTCTGGCGGCGGATACGGGCGCCGTCCGGGAACCCGACGTGGTGCTGGCGCACACCGGCGCGGGGCCCGACCCCGAGCGCCAGGAGGGCCCCCACGCCCACTCCGCGGCGATCGCCCCCGGCGGGCGCCACATCCTCGTCGCCGACCTCGGCACCGACGAGCTGCGCTGCCACACCTTCGACCCCGCCGCGGTCCGCCCGGTCGGCCCGGTGGGTCCGCTGGCGGTCGCCGCCCACCTCCCCCCGGGAACCGGGCCGCGCCACATGGCGCTGCACCCCGACGGCCGCGTCTACGTCGCCGGTGAGCTGGATTCGCGCGTGCACGTGCTGTCCTGGGACGCCGAACGGGCCCGGGCCGCTCCCGTCGCCGACGCGGCCGCCAGCGGCCACGAGGGCCCCAACCACCCCGGCGAGATCGCGCTGTCGCCGGACGGTGAGCGCCTCTACGTCTCCAACCGCGGCGCCGACACCATCGCCACCTTCGAGATCACCGGCGGGGGAACCGGACTGCGCCGTATCGCCGAGACCCCGTGCGGGGGCGCCTGGCCGCGCCACTTCGCCCTGACCGACGGCCACATCGTCGTCGCCAACCAGAAGTCGGCCGAGTTGTCGTCGCTGCGCCTGGACGACCGGGGCGTCCCGGAGGACACCGGCCACCGCTTGGCCGTCGGCGATCCGGCCTGCGTCCTGCCGGTGTAG
- the hrpA gene encoding ATP-dependent RNA helicase HrpA, whose protein sequence is MLADRHRLRRRIDGLQKVRTENKRAGIAAEISAEIDAAHARVERRASAVPDIDYPEALPVSARKDDIAAAVRDNQVVIVAGETGSGKTTQLPKICMELGRGVYGAIGHTQPRRLAARTVSERIAEELDTPLGEAVGYKVRFTDRSGDDTLAKVMTDGILLAEIQQDRMLRRYDTLIIDEAHERSLNIDFLLGYIKQLLPRRPDLKVIITSATIDPERFSRHFGDAPIVEVSGRTYPVEVRYRPADEDEEGEQEDQTQAICAAVDELRTEAPGDILVFLSGEREIRDTADALHKQKLPETEVVPLFARLSAAEQQRVFAPHRGRRIVLATNVAETSLTVPGIRYVIDPGTARISRYSHRTKVQRLPIERVSQASANQRKGRCGRVAEGVCIRLYSEEDFLSRPEFTDPEILRTNLASVILQMASLGLGDVAAFPFVEGPDRRQIKDGVQLLQELGALAPGEPDAGQSLTAVGRRLAQLPVDPRMGRMVLEAEDNGCLREVMIIAAALSIQDPRERPADQQQAADEQHARFADKESDFMAFVNLWNYLQEQQNALSGNRFRRMCRNEYLNYLRVREWQDIYSQLKQVAKADGATLNSAEPKPREIHMSLLAGLLSHVGLKDPEKNEYLGGRGARFGIFPGSSLFKKQPRYVMAAELVETSRLWGRMVARIEPEWAEKLGSHLVKRFYSEPHWEKNQGGVMAYERVTLYGVPLVAQRKVAYGSVDPETSRELFIRHALVEGDWNTGHRFFHENRRLLEEVEDLEHRARRRDILVDDETLFAFYDERVGAEAVSAAHFDTWWKRVRRKQPDLLNFEKSMLINEGTAGVSEQDYPDQWRQGELAFALSYQFEPGTDADGVTAIVPLTVLNQVSEDGFDWQIPGLREELVTALIRSLPKPLRRNFVPVPDTARTVLGRMTPYAEPLTAELARTLAAMSGERIAPGDFDRQRVPDHLRITFRAVDDRHNTLAEEKDLAALRSRLKPRLQKAISAEARGIERSGVQEWDFGPIPRIFERKSAGPTVKGYPALVDDGDSAAVRLFDTEAEQRHAMWRGVRRMLLLQVPSPAAVIQRGLDNGTKLALSNNPHGSVQALFSDCQDCAADALIAARGGLDAVTASGGDQWDPAAFERLREHVRAELADTMEEAVTGAARILQTAHALGRKLKGSTSLAVLPSLNDVQGQIAGLVHPGFVTDAGLARLPDLHRYLKAAEHRLTKLADNARRDQVDMSKVEQMRRARDKLLGELGPVRAQDADVREIGWMLEEFRVSLFAQEIGTAYPVSEKRILKAIEAAKG, encoded by the coding sequence ATGCTGGCCGACCGGCACCGGCTGCGCCGCCGTATCGACGGGCTCCAGAAGGTCCGCACCGAGAACAAGCGCGCCGGGATCGCCGCCGAGATCTCCGCGGAGATCGACGCCGCCCATGCCCGCGTCGAACGCCGCGCCTCGGCCGTACCCGACATCGACTACCCCGAAGCGCTGCCGGTCAGCGCCCGCAAGGACGACATCGCCGCGGCCGTGCGCGACAACCAGGTCGTCATCGTGGCGGGGGAGACCGGTTCGGGCAAGACCACCCAGCTGCCCAAGATCTGCATGGAGCTGGGGCGCGGCGTGTACGGCGCGATCGGCCACACCCAGCCGCGCCGGTTGGCGGCGCGCACCGTGTCCGAGCGCATCGCCGAGGAACTGGACACCCCGCTGGGCGAGGCCGTGGGCTACAAGGTCCGGTTCACCGACCGCTCCGGCGACGACACGCTCGCGAAGGTGATGACCGACGGCATCCTGCTGGCCGAGATCCAGCAGGACCGGATGCTGCGCCGCTACGACACGCTCATCATCGACGAGGCCCACGAGCGCAGCCTCAACATCGACTTCCTCCTGGGCTACATCAAGCAGCTGCTGCCGCGCCGGCCCGACCTCAAGGTCATCATCACCTCGGCCACCATCGACCCCGAGCGCTTCTCCCGCCACTTCGGCGACGCCCCGATCGTCGAGGTGTCCGGGCGCACCTACCCCGTCGAAGTCCGCTACCGCCCCGCCGACGAGGACGAGGAGGGCGAGCAGGAGGACCAGACCCAGGCGATCTGCGCGGCCGTGGACGAGCTGCGCACCGAGGCGCCCGGGGACATCCTGGTGTTCCTCAGCGGCGAGCGCGAGATCCGCGACACCGCCGACGCGCTGCACAAGCAGAAGCTGCCCGAGACCGAGGTCGTGCCGCTGTTCGCGCGATTGTCGGCAGCCGAGCAGCAGCGCGTGTTCGCGCCGCACCGCGGGCGGCGCATCGTGCTGGCCACCAACGTCGCCGAAACGTCGCTGACGGTGCCGGGGATCCGCTACGTCATCGACCCGGGCACCGCCCGCATCTCCCGCTACAGCCACCGCACCAAGGTGCAGCGGCTGCCGATCGAGCGGGTCTCCCAGGCGTCGGCCAACCAGCGCAAAGGCCGCTGCGGCCGCGTCGCCGAGGGCGTGTGCATCCGCCTGTACTCCGAAGAGGACTTCCTCTCCCGGCCGGAGTTCACCGACCCCGAGATCCTGCGCACCAACCTCGCCTCGGTGATCCTGCAGATGGCCTCGCTGGGGCTGGGCGACGTCGCCGCCTTCCCGTTCGTGGAGGGCCCCGACCGGCGCCAGATCAAGGACGGCGTGCAGCTGCTGCAGGAACTGGGGGCGCTGGCCCCCGGCGAACCCGACGCCGGCCAGAGCCTCACCGCCGTCGGCCGCCGGCTCGCCCAGCTCCCCGTGGACCCGCGCATGGGCCGGATGGTGCTGGAGGCCGAGGACAACGGCTGCCTGCGCGAAGTCATGATCATCGCGGCCGCCCTGTCGATCCAGGACCCGCGCGAGCGCCCTGCCGACCAGCAGCAGGCCGCCGACGAGCAGCACGCCCGCTTCGCCGACAAAGAGTCGGACTTCATGGCGTTCGTGAACCTGTGGAACTACCTGCAGGAGCAGCAGAACGCGCTGTCGGGCAACCGGTTCCGCCGCATGTGCCGCAACGAGTACCTCAACTACCTGCGGGTCCGCGAGTGGCAGGACATCTACAGCCAGCTCAAGCAGGTCGCCAAGGCCGACGGCGCCACGCTCAACTCCGCCGAGCCCAAGCCGCGCGAGATCCACATGTCGCTGCTGGCGGGGCTGCTGTCGCACGTCGGCCTCAAGGATCCCGAGAAGAACGAGTACCTGGGCGGGCGCGGCGCCCGATTCGGGATCTTCCCGGGCTCGTCGCTGTTCAAGAAGCAGCCCCGCTACGTCATGGCGGCCGAGCTGGTCGAGACGTCGCGGCTGTGGGGTCGCATGGTCGCGCGCATCGAACCCGAGTGGGCCGAGAAGCTCGGTTCCCACCTGGTCAAACGCTTCTACAGTGAACCCCACTGGGAGAAGAACCAGGGCGGGGTGATGGCCTACGAGCGCGTCACCCTCTACGGGGTTCCCCTGGTCGCCCAGCGCAAGGTCGCCTACGGATCCGTCGACCCCGAGACTTCCCGCGAGCTGTTCATCCGCCACGCGCTGGTCGAGGGCGACTGGAACACCGGGCACCGCTTCTTCCACGAGAACCGGCGGCTGCTGGAGGAGGTCGAGGACCTGGAGCACCGCGCGCGCCGGCGCGACATCCTGGTCGACGACGAGACCCTGTTCGCCTTCTACGACGAGCGGGTCGGGGCCGAAGCCGTCTCGGCCGCCCACTTCGACACCTGGTGGAAGCGGGTGCGGCGCAAGCAGCCCGACCTGCTGAACTTCGAGAAGTCGATGCTCATCAACGAGGGCACGGCCGGCGTCAGTGAGCAGGACTACCCCGACCAGTGGCGCCAGGGCGAGCTCGCCTTCGCGCTGAGTTACCAGTTCGAACCCGGGACCGACGCCGACGGCGTCACCGCGATCGTTCCGCTGACCGTGCTCAACCAGGTGTCGGAGGACGGCTTCGACTGGCAGATCCCGGGCCTGCGCGAGGAACTGGTCACCGCGCTGATCCGGTCGCTGCCCAAACCGCTGCGGCGCAACTTCGTGCCGGTTCCCGACACCGCCCGCACGGTGCTGGGCCGGATGACCCCTTACGCCGAGCCGCTGACCGCGGAGCTGGCCCGCACGCTGGCCGCGATGAGCGGCGAGCGCATCGCCCCCGGCGACTTCGACCGGCAGCGGGTGCCCGACCACCTGCGCATCACCTTCCGCGCCGTCGACGACCGGCACAACACGCTGGCGGAGGAGAAGGACCTGGCGGCGCTGCGGTCCCGGCTCAAACCGCGGCTGCAGAAGGCCATCTCCGCCGAGGCCCGCGGCATCGAGCGCTCCGGTGTGCAGGAGTGGGACTTCGGTCCGATCCCGCGGATCTTCGAGCGCAAGTCGGCCGGTCCGACGGTGAAGGGCTACCCGGCGCTGGTCGACGACGGCGACAGCGCCGCGGTGCGCCTCTTCGACACCGAGGCCGAGCAGCGCCACGCCATGTGGCGCGGCGTGCGGCGGATGCTGCTGCTCCAGGTGCCCTCGCCGGCCGCGGTCATCCAGCGCGGCCTGGACAACGGCACCAAGCTGGCGCTGAGCAACAACCCGCACGGCAGTGTGCAGGCGCTGTTCTCCGACTGCCAGGACTGCGCGGCCGACGCGCTGATCGCCGCCCGCGGCGGGCTGGACGCGGTCACCGCCTCCGGCGGCGACCAGTGGGACCCGGCGGCGTTCGAGCGGCTGCGCGAGCACGTGCGCGCCGAACTCGCCGACACCATGGAGGAGGCGGTCACCGGTGCGGCCCGCATCCTGCAGACCGCCCACGCGCTGGGCCGCAAGCTCAAGGGCAGCACCAGCCTGGCGGTGCTGCCGTCGCTGAACGACGTGCAGGGCCAGATCGCCGGCCTGGTGCATCCGGGGTTCGTCACCGACGCCGGGCTGGCGCGGCTGCCCGATCTGCACCGCTACCTGAAGGCCGCGGAGCACCGGCTGACGAAGCTGGCCGACAACGCCCGCCGCGACCAGGTCGACATGTCCAAGGTCGAGCAGATGCGCCGAGCCCGCGACAAGCTCCTGGGTGAACTCGGGCCGGTACGCGCGCAGGACGCCGACGTGCGCGAGATCGGCTGGATGCTGGAGGAGTTCCGCGTCAGCCTCTTCGCCCAGGAGATCGGTACGGCCTACCCCGTCTCGGAGAAGCGCATCCTGAAGGCGATCGAGGCGGCCAAGGGCTGA